GGCGGTGAAGCAGAAGAAGGACTCCCAGCAGTACGAGACAGACATCTTCGGCGCCATGGCCTCTGAGGAGGACGGTCTGAGCGGGTTCGACGCCGTGCCGGTGCCAGATCTTCCCGAGTGGGACAAGAAGGACAAGCTGGGGTTCGAGCGGGAGATGCTCGGGCTGTACGTCTCCGATCACCCGCTGCAGGGCCTGCAGCGCACCCTCTCTCAGTATGCGGACCGCACGGTGGCGTCGGTGGTGAGTGAGGACGGCCCGCCCGACGGCGCCGGGGTGACCATCTGCGGGATGATCACGGGTCTGCAGCGGAAGGTCGCGAAGTCGGGCAACCCGTATGCCCGTGCGGAGATCGAGGACATGGGCGCCTCCATTGAGGTGATGTTCTTCGGCAAGACCTACCAGGCGGTCTCCATGGTGCTGGCCGAGGACCTCATCGTCGCGGTCAGGGGGCAGGTGGACCGTCGCGAGGACGGGGCAGTGGTGATCAAGGCGCAGGATGTCACCGTCCCGGAGATCACTGAGGAGGGCGGCAGCGGCCCGGTGATCCTCGCCCTGCCGGTGCAGAAGGCTACTGAGAAGACCGTCACAGAGCTGGGCGATGTGCTGAAGGCCCACCGGGGCACCTCGGATGTGCACATTCGGCTGCTCACCGGGGACCGGATCGAGATCATGCGGCTGGGGGAGGACTACAAGGTCAACCCCTCGCCCGCGCTCTACGGCGACCTGAAGGTCCTTCTGGGGCCTGCCTGCCTTGAGGTCTGAGTCGAGCTCCTGCTGGGGCACAAGATGTAGTTGAACCTTGCGGTGGCCGACACAATATGTGGCGCGTAGGCTCTCCTGCATAAGGGAGAGGAGGCCCTGGACATGTACTGCCCGTTCTGCCGCCACGATTCATCGCGCGTGGTGGACTCGCGGACACTGGAGGACGGCTCCGGCATTCGCCGCCGCCGCCAGTGCCCCGTGTGCTCCAAACGGTTCACCACCGTGGAGACCACCAGCCTGACCGTGGTGAAGAGGTCCGGGGCGGCTGAGCCGTTCGACCGCTCAAAGGTCATCAACGGCGTCCGCAAAGCATGCCAGGGCCGGCCCGTCTCGGCGGATGACCTCGCCGTCCTGGCTCAGGAGGTGGAGGAGGTCATCCGGGCCTCCGGCAACGCCGAGGTGGACGCCAACGACGTCGGCCTGGCCATCCTCGGGCCCCTCCGCACGCTCGACGTGGTCGCCTACATGCGGTTTGCGAGCGTCTACCGGGGCTTCGAGAACCTCGACGACTTCGAGAAGGCGATCGATGAGCTGCGCCGCGAGGAGCAGGAGCCGGCGGGGCAGGCAGCAACGGTGGTCCAGCCCCGCTTCGGTTTCAGGTAGACTTATGGTCACAGCCGGCGGCTGGGTTCTTCAGGGGAAGGTTGGACCCGGCCGCCGGTTTTTCTATGCCGTCCGAAGACGATCCCAGGGGTGAGATCGCCGGGCAGCAGGCCCTTTGCGTCCCTGAATGTCATATTCGGCGGACATTCCGTCATTTTCCCTCAGAGATTCCTCCCTGAGGCTAGGGTATCTTCGGCCGCAGATTGATCTCACGGGACGGCGGCCACCTTCTGAACAGGATGATCTGAGGGTAAACACCGCACAGACAAGGACGGAATAAGTGATGGTCATTGGTGACTATCCTTTTGTAGGCCGCCGCGATGAGATGCTCAGGATCCGGGCCGCGGCCGAACGTGCGCAGCGGGGCCAGGCCCAGTTCGTCGTCGTGGAGGGTCTTTCCGGCGTCGGCAAGACCGGCCTCATCGCCCGGGCCCTGGACAGCTTTCAGGGGTGGGGGGAGGCCGGCATGGTGCTCAGCCCCCATCATCGTGAGATTCCGGGCGCCCTGTACAAGGGCCTGATGAGCATCAAGGACGAGACCGCCCGCACGGACAGCGCAGACGAGATCGCGGCTGCGTTTCTCCGCTGGTCCAAAAACCTCGACCAGCCGATGGTCATCACGATCGGTGAGCTGCAGCACGCTGATGAGCTCTCTGCGGAGACTCTCTGGCAGTCCCTGAGCATGATGCTCCGGGCCCCTGTCATGGTCGTCATGTCCGTGGCGCCCGGCCCCAGGCCTGAGATCCGGCGGATCAGCCAGCTGGCGCAGATCAGCCCGCAGGGCACCTACTTGCAGCTGCCCCCGCTGACCCGCGACGACGTCGAGGAGTACCTGACGGCCTGCACGGGCTTCTTCGTCAGCAGGGACGTGGCAGAGAGGGTTCACTGTGCCACTGACGGCTACCCGCGCCTGGTCCAGGCGGTGGGGGCCTGGCTGCAGAGCACCCCGGTGGGACGCCGCGGCATCGACCAGGCGGTTCGCTACGCCCTGGCGAAGGACGACCTGATCCATGTGCAGGCGCAGCTGGAGGTCAGCCTCGAAGGGGTCGGCGCACAGACGCGCAAGGTGCTCGAGGCTCTCGCCGTCGCGGAGAAGCCGGTGACCAAGCGCCAGCTGGAATGCGTGCTCGGTGAGGAGATCAGTCCGGGCGAGCTCATCGGCACAGGGCTGGTGCGGTGGGACGACGCGGCCTTCGGGTACGCCTTGGAGCACCGGGCCGCGGGCCGCGGACTGCTCAGCCGCCTCAGCTACGAGCATCGGCGGGACATCCACCTGGCCCTCGCTGATGAGCTGGAGGAGCGCGACGAACTGGGTCATCGGATCGCGGCCGCCCAGCTCGACCCTGACTCGGCAGACGTCGAGGTGCTGCACGAGAAGCTGATGGCCGCCGGCTACGAGGCAGCCCGTGCCGGTGATATCGGGGAAGGATTCGATCTGGTGCGGCTGGCGGCCCGGCTTCGCCCGGACCGGAGCACGCTGGCCAAGCTGGGGCTGATGGCAGTCCCCGCCGGCCGGAGCAGGGACCTGGCGGAGTTCGAGGAAGCAGTCCGGAATCTGCCTGTCTGCGCGGCGCGCTCCGCGCTGCTGGCGATCATTCGTGTCCACCAGGCCAACCCCCAGGCGGCGGCCCAGGAGCTGGAGAAGCGGACTGATCTGGGGGAGGACGAGCACGGGCTTCTCCTGTATGCCCAGACGCTCTCCGATGTGTGTGCCGACCTGCTCCGGCTCGGCGGGGAGGCCCACGTCTCCGGAATGCTGGACCGCACCATTGAGGCGATCGAGGAGCACCGGGAGCGTCTGCGCAGCCAGCGGGCCAAGCAGCTCTCCTCCGGTGAGGAGATCCAGCCTGCCTGGACCCTCGGCTATACGACCAGCCTCCATGCGCTGCTGACGGTGTGGCGCGCTGCTGAGGGGCTGAACCTCAAGGGGGCCGGGGGCGGCCTTCAGGACTTTTCCGGGCTGATCGAAAATTTGGAGAAGTACCCGGGGACCGAGCAGCAGAGGGCGCAGCTGCGCAGTATGCGCGGCATCCGCCTGGCTCAGCGCTCGGAGCACCATGAGGCTCTGGGGGAGCTGGCACCCCTGACCAGCCTCGGCCTGACGGACCCCTACTCGCTCCACGCGCGCTCGCAGACAGCCATCCTCCTGTTCAATGCCGGCAAGTGGCACGCCGCCCAGGAGGTTGCTGAGGCGGCGGCCGGCGAGGCTCTGCTGGAGGACGAGAACGGCGCGTCCCTCTTCGCCTACGCAGTCTCCTGCCTGGTGCCGGCTGCCCGCGGTGAGTTCCGCAAGATTCAGCCGGTGGTCGAGCAGCTTGAGGAGGCCCCGCTGACCGGGCCGCTGGTGAAGAGCGCCCTCTATGCGGTCAGAGCGTGGGCCGCAGTCGCTGAGGAGGATCACGGTGCGGCTGCGCAGCATCTGCTGGCCGCCCGCAACGCCTCCAGCGGATGGTGGCTGGTGGGGCTTGAGCCTCTGCTGCTGCTGGCCCGGGAGCTGCACTATTCGAACTGGTCAGAGATGCTGCCAGGGATCGTGCGCTCGGCCGCCCAGGATGTGCCGAGCCTGGTCGGCTCTCACCTGAGCGTCATCGACTATCTGCGCGGCTTCGAGTCCTGGGCGCAGGAGGAGCCGGAGCAGGCTATGGACTGCTTCATCCGGGCCCTGCGCTTCTTCGACCGGCAGCCGCCGCTGCGCCCTTCCCAAGCTGCAGGCGAGGGCGGAGGGTTCCGGCTCTTCCGCGCCCTGCTGGGGGTGGACATGGCGTGCCTGTTCGCGGAGCATCCGCAGCTGCTGCGCCGTCACCGGGCCGTAGTGCTGGAGATGGTGGTGTGGGCGGCCAGCGTCTTCCAATCCTGCGGCAGCGAGGTGCTCTTCGCGCGTGCTGCTGCCCTGATGAACGAGGTGCGGCCCAAAGTTTTTGAGGAGACTTCCTCCCCGGTGGAGGAGCGGGTGGAGCGGGTGCCTAAGCCCAAGCCTGACACCCCCTTCGGAGCCCCTGCGCCCGAGATCCGCGGCGATGCCCCGCCGCTGACGGAGGTGATGGACCAGCTTTCCTTTCGGGAGCAGGAGATCGCCTTCGCCGTGGCAGAGGGCAACACCAACCGGGAGGTTGCCGAGGAGCTGGTGATCTCAGTCCGGACGGTGGAGTACCACGTCGGAAATATTCTCCAGAAGCTGAGCCTGGGCTCCCGGAAGGAGCTGCGCCAGCTGCTGCGGGCAGTCTCGGCGGGGCAGACAGGCTGAGGGGATGCCTCCGACGACGTGACGGACGGCTATGGTGAGCACCACGCATTCTTGAGGGGGAGCGGACTGTGAGTTCTCTGCGCACGTTCACCGGACGCGAGGCCGAGCTGGCGGCCATCGTCGACCTGGCGCGCGAGTGCGCCCAGACGAAGACCCCGCGGTTCCTGCTCATCGAGGGCCCGCCGGGCATCGGCAAGTCGGCGCTGGTGCACGAGGCGCTGCGGACAGCCGCACCCGACTGGTTCTGCGATGAGGTGCACTTCGACCCCGCCGACGCCGACCGCGAGCTCGACGCCGTCGTGCAGTTCCTGCGCCGCGAGGCCCGCGCGGATGCGCCCCGGGATGTGCGGGGCCTGGTGAAGATGCTGGCGGACCAGGCTGACAGCCTGCCTGGGCCCTCCGTCACGGTGGTGGAGAACCTGCACTGGGCCGATGACGGCACCCGGGACGTTCTCTACCAGGTGGCCCGGGAGGCGAAGAAGACTCAGCTCCTGGTCATCGGCACAGCTCAGCCTGAGAGCCGGGAGACGATGGCGAGGTTCTCGCGGCTGGCCGCGGCGCAGTCCACCGCCCTCCACATCGTGCTGGGCCCCTTCAGCGCGGCGGAGATCCGCCGGCGGCTCGTGACGGCCAGCGGCCTGCCGATCAGCCACTCGGTCGCTGAGCGGGTTCGGCAGGTCACAGACGGCTTCCCGGCTTTCGTGGACCATGTGGCGGGATGGCTGATGGCCTCAGAGCCGGGCAGCAGCCGGCATATCGATGATGCCTTCGAGACCTTCGGCCATGATGGCGGACCCGCGGCGGAGCTGCAGGATGACGTCGCCCACCATCTCATCCGTATGGACCGGCAGACTCGGATTCTGCTGGAGCTGCTTGCGGTGGCGGATCGGGGCCTGAGCATCTCAGAGATGCGTTCGGCTCTCGGGGCCCCGCCGGAGACAGAGCGGCTTCAGGGCTCGTCGCTGGTGACCTACAGCAGGGGCCGCTTCGAGATCCAGTATGGGGTCGTGCGTCGTGCGATGCGCGAACTGGTGCCGCCGCAGCGGCTGGCTGCCCACCACGCCGCTCTCATGGAGGTCGAGGGCTTCCCCGCCAAGATCATGCACCAAGCTCGTGCCGCCCAGCTGGAGGGCGAGGACACCGAGGGTCTCGTCCCGCAGATGCTGGAGGCCACCGCGGACAGCGCGGCCTCCGGGGAGCGCCGCGGGGCGCTGGAGCTGGCGGCGGCGACCTGCGACATCGCCCAGACCCCCGAAAGCCTGGAGAGCTTCGCCCGGGCGGCCCTGCGGGCCAAGCGCAGCAGGAGCCTGCGGGCTGCGGAGCCCGCCGTCCACGGCCTGCCGCCCGGTGTGCTGCGCTCGGCGCTGCGGGCACGGCTGCACCTTGACCGGGGACAGTTCGACGAGGCTCAGTTCGAGCTCAACCGCGTCACAGACTTCTCTCGCGCGTCCCCGCACACGCTTCTGCTTTACGCGGGGGCTGTCTGCATGCTGGCCCGAGCCCAGGCCGCCCGCGGCGACTTCAGCACGCTCCATGGGCTCTTCCAACGCACCCTGACGCAGCTGGACGCTGCGGACCGGCGCGTGTCCGAAGGGACGGAGCATGCATGCTCGGACGCCCGACTACGTATGGATGCGACCAACTTTCGGGCTGTCCTGAAGATGTGGGCCGCCCTGGCCGCAGCCGAGAGCTCAAGCGTGGGCGCCTCCTATTCCACGGTGGGTCGGATGCTGATGGACCTGGAGCTGCAGCCCGGCACCGAATATGCTCAGGCGGAGCTGCGCACCGTCCGCGGCGCGGGACTGCGCCAGATGGGCGGGCGCGCTGAAGCGCTGGAGGACCTGGAATGGGTCAGCCGGCATCGGCAGCACCTCGAGGGCGGCGCGGTCACCTACGCCAGAATTCAGCTGGTCTACGTGCTGTTCGACGCCGGGCTGTGGGAGGAGGCCTCCGGGCTCGCGCTTGAGGCCGCCAGCGCCGTTCTCCTGGACGCCGAGGATCCTGCTGCGAGCATCGCCTACGCTGTCGCCGCGCTGGTGCCTGCCTGCCGCTCGGCGCTCGCCGGCTGGGACCGCACCCTGAACGTGGTGGCGGCGATGGGCGACAGCGCCGGGCCGATGGCTCAGGCGGCCCGGTTCTACTCCTTGGCGTGGGAAGCCATCGCTGGGGGAGACCACGAGCGCGCTGTGGGGTGCCTGCTGAAGATGCACGGCGCTGGTCGCTGGTGGAGGGGCGGCATCGCCTCCGGGGTGCTGCTGGGCCGGGAGTACTACTACTCGGGCCAGGCCAGCGCGGTCGGCATCCTGCTGAAGGACCTCAAGGCGAACTATGGAGCGATGGGCCGGATCCGGGGGTTCGCCTCCCTGTACCTCCAGGGGCTGAAGAATCTGGCGGAGGGACGCGCTGAGGAGGGCCTGACCTCGCTGCTCGCCGCGGTGGATGAGATCAGCGCCGAGCCGCCCCTTCGCCGGGCGATGCCGGAGGGAGACGGCGGAGGCTTCCGCATCTTCCGGGCCCTGCTGGCCATGGATGTGGGCCACGCCGTCGTCGAGAACCGCGCGCACCTGGAGGACCGGCGGGACAGGGCGGCAGAGCTGCTCACCTGGGCCGTCCAAGTCTGGCAGGGCTGCTCGGCACCAGGGCTCATCAGCCAGGCTCAGCTGCTGCTCTCGCGCCTGTCCGACTGCGCTGCGGAGGATGCTGCGGCTGCCGAGGCCGATCGGCCGGCGATCCACGTCTACAGCGGCGCCGACGTGCCCACCGCGCCGATGCCGATCGTGCCGGCGGCGGACACCCAGCTCACCGGCCCCATGCAGAGGGTGATCTATGATCTGCCCACTTCAGTGCCGGATGAGGCGGTCCGGATGATGTCTGCGCTCACGGCCCGGGAGCGTGAGGTTGCGCTGCTGGTGGGTCAGGGGCTCACGAATAAGGATATCGCGCGGAACCTGGTGCTGTCGGTGCGCACCGTGGAGTTCCACGTGACAAACGTCCTGGGGAAGCTGAACCTGCGCTCCCGGCACGAGCTGCGCCGCATGCTCCAGCCGCGCGGCCTGACCACCTGAGGCGTCAGCCCGCCGTTTCGCGCCGCGTTCATCATCAGGGGCGCCCCATGGACGCTCCAACCCTGGGTCACCCCTGATGATGGACGATCCGTCCCCCGTGGTCCACGGGGGATTCCCCGTGGAGGCGCCTCGGATGCTCCCCGTAAAGCACGTGCATCCCCCCGTGATCAGCACCTGAGACTGCCATTTTCGGCTCCAGAGCGCCGGTCCGGGGTCTAGCGTTGTTCCTGGCGGATGAACGGGACTTCACACGCCGGAACGTCATAAGCACTCTGATTTGGGGGAACTTGGAATGGTTGTAAAGCAGGGGGGTCAGCTGGACGGGGCTGCGCGGCGCAGGAACGGGCTGCGTCGCGCAGTGCTGAGCTCAGCAGCTGCGGTGACCATCACCGCAGTGAGCGCGGGAGCAGCCGCGCCGGCAATGGCGCACGGGCCTAAGTGGCCGAGCTTTCCGAGCAAGGGAATCAGCACCGAGGCCAGCATCGAGGTGGTGAAGAACAAGATTCTTCCTCGCCAGCACTGGGATGCCAATCGCGCCGAGGGCTGGACCTTCCGCCTCGAGGGCAAGGGCTTGGAGAAGAAGACTGAGACCACCGGGGAGGACGGCAGCGCACACTTCGAGATTGAAGTCGGACGTAAGGGCTACAGCACGGTGACCATCACCGAAGAGGCCCAGGCGGGATGGCAGTTCCGCGACGGTCACTGCACCGACAGGAAGAACCGCAAGGCTGACATGATCCGGCCGAACGGGGACGGCGCCTTCAGCTTCAAGGTCAAGAAGGGTGCCGACGTGATCTGTCACGTCAAGAATGTCCCCGTGGACAAGCCCGAGAAGCCTGAGAGGCCAGAAAAGCCCGAGAAGCCTGAAAATCCTGGGAAGCCGGAGAAGCCGGAGAAGCCGGAGAAGCCGGAGAAGCCTGAGAAACCGGAGGAGCCGGAGAAGCCTGAGAA
The sequence above is drawn from the Nesterenkonia populi genome and encodes:
- the nrdR gene encoding transcriptional regulator NrdR → MYCPFCRHDSSRVVDSRTLEDGSGIRRRRQCPVCSKRFTTVETTSLTVVKRSGAAEPFDRSKVINGVRKACQGRPVSADDLAVLAQEVEEVIRASGNAEVDANDVGLAILGPLRTLDVVAYMRFASVYRGFENLDDFEKAIDELRREEQEPAGQAATVVQPRFGFR
- a CDS encoding helix-turn-helix transcriptional regulator, which produces MVIGDYPFVGRRDEMLRIRAAAERAQRGQAQFVVVEGLSGVGKTGLIARALDSFQGWGEAGMVLSPHHREIPGALYKGLMSIKDETARTDSADEIAAAFLRWSKNLDQPMVITIGELQHADELSAETLWQSLSMMLRAPVMVVMSVAPGPRPEIRRISQLAQISPQGTYLQLPPLTRDDVEEYLTACTGFFVSRDVAERVHCATDGYPRLVQAVGAWLQSTPVGRRGIDQAVRYALAKDDLIHVQAQLEVSLEGVGAQTRKVLEALAVAEKPVTKRQLECVLGEEISPGELIGTGLVRWDDAAFGYALEHRAAGRGLLSRLSYEHRRDIHLALADELEERDELGHRIAAAQLDPDSADVEVLHEKLMAAGYEAARAGDIGEGFDLVRLAARLRPDRSTLAKLGLMAVPAGRSRDLAEFEEAVRNLPVCAARSALLAIIRVHQANPQAAAQELEKRTDLGEDEHGLLLYAQTLSDVCADLLRLGGEAHVSGMLDRTIEAIEEHRERLRSQRAKQLSSGEEIQPAWTLGYTTSLHALLTVWRAAEGLNLKGAGGGLQDFSGLIENLEKYPGTEQQRAQLRSMRGIRLAQRSEHHEALGELAPLTSLGLTDPYSLHARSQTAILLFNAGKWHAAQEVAEAAAGEALLEDENGASLFAYAVSCLVPAARGEFRKIQPVVEQLEEAPLTGPLVKSALYAVRAWAAVAEEDHGAAAQHLLAARNASSGWWLVGLEPLLLLARELHYSNWSEMLPGIVRSAAQDVPSLVGSHLSVIDYLRGFESWAQEEPEQAMDCFIRALRFFDRQPPLRPSQAAGEGGGFRLFRALLGVDMACLFAEHPQLLRRHRAVVLEMVVWAASVFQSCGSEVLFARAAALMNEVRPKVFEETSSPVEERVERVPKPKPDTPFGAPAPEIRGDAPPLTEVMDQLSFREQEIAFAVAEGNTNREVAEELVISVRTVEYHVGNILQKLSLGSRKELRQLLRAVSAGQTG
- a CDS encoding helix-turn-helix transcriptional regulator, with the translated sequence MSSLRTFTGREAELAAIVDLARECAQTKTPRFLLIEGPPGIGKSALVHEALRTAAPDWFCDEVHFDPADADRELDAVVQFLRREARADAPRDVRGLVKMLADQADSLPGPSVTVVENLHWADDGTRDVLYQVAREAKKTQLLVIGTAQPESRETMARFSRLAAAQSTALHIVLGPFSAAEIRRRLVTASGLPISHSVAERVRQVTDGFPAFVDHVAGWLMASEPGSSRHIDDAFETFGHDGGPAAELQDDVAHHLIRMDRQTRILLELLAVADRGLSISEMRSALGAPPETERLQGSSLVTYSRGRFEIQYGVVRRAMRELVPPQRLAAHHAALMEVEGFPAKIMHQARAAQLEGEDTEGLVPQMLEATADSAASGERRGALELAAATCDIAQTPESLESFARAALRAKRSRSLRAAEPAVHGLPPGVLRSALRARLHLDRGQFDEAQFELNRVTDFSRASPHTLLLYAGAVCMLARAQAARGDFSTLHGLFQRTLTQLDAADRRVSEGTEHACSDARLRMDATNFRAVLKMWAALAAAESSSVGASYSTVGRMLMDLELQPGTEYAQAELRTVRGAGLRQMGGRAEALEDLEWVSRHRQHLEGGAVTYARIQLVYVLFDAGLWEEASGLALEAASAVLLDAEDPAASIAYAVAALVPACRSALAGWDRTLNVVAAMGDSAGPMAQAARFYSLAWEAIAGGDHERAVGCLLKMHGAGRWWRGGIASGVLLGREYYYSGQASAVGILLKDLKANYGAMGRIRGFASLYLQGLKNLAEGRAEEGLTSLLAAVDEISAEPPLRRAMPEGDGGGFRIFRALLAMDVGHAVVENRAHLEDRRDRAAELLTWAVQVWQGCSAPGLISQAQLLLSRLSDCAAEDAAAAEADRPAIHVYSGADVPTAPMPIVPAADTQLTGPMQRVIYDLPTSVPDEAVRMMSALTAREREVALLVGQGLTNKDIARNLVLSVRTVEFHVTNVLGKLNLRSRHELRRMLQPRGLTT